A genome region from Acidimicrobiales bacterium includes the following:
- a CDS encoding acyl-CoA dehydrogenase family protein: protein MPEPVTEKQSRELAEQSRQTEWEKPSFGKELFLGRFRLDLIHPHPVPSERDRLHGEEFLSKLRAFLEEGVDPYEIERDAKIPDSVVKGIKELGALGMNIDAEYGGLGLSHLYYGKALALASTWHPAIPTLLSAHQSIGVPEPLKIFGSEEQKRKYLPQVASDKISAFLLTEPDVGSDPARMSMTATPAEDGSVYVLNGVKLWTTNGVIADLLVVMAMVPRSDGHRGGISAFVVDAHAAGVEVLHRNSFMGLRGIENGVTRFTNVRVPREDLIGEEGRGLRIALQTLNTGRLSLPATCVGGVKWCLKVAREWSAERVQWGMPVGKHEAVAKKLAFMAGSAFAVEAVSDLSSLMADEERNDIRIEAALAKLFCSEMAWKVADELVQIRGGRGYETAASLRARGERGIAAEQALRDLRINRIFEGSSEIMKLLIAREAVDQHLSVAGGLIDPEAGLQAKAKAAASASRFYAGWLPQLAVGEGTNPQSFDEFGRLGTHLRFVERSARKMARNTFYGMARWQGGMERKQAFLGRVVDIGADLWAMSAVVVRAKMLAGGSAPDGAPEDLADLFCRQARRRVDQAFHDLWHNDDDTEYEAAMHVLDGRYAFFEEGILDPSGNGPMIDATGNPPASQ, encoded by the coding sequence ATGCCCGAACCGGTGACCGAAAAGCAGTCCCGCGAGCTGGCAGAGCAGTCACGCCAGACAGAGTGGGAGAAGCCGAGCTTCGGCAAGGAGCTGTTCCTCGGGCGGTTCAGACTCGACCTGATCCATCCCCACCCCGTCCCGAGCGAGCGCGACCGCTTGCACGGGGAAGAGTTCCTCTCGAAGTTGCGCGCGTTTCTCGAGGAAGGGGTCGATCCGTACGAGATCGAACGGGACGCCAAGATCCCCGACAGCGTGGTGAAGGGCATCAAGGAACTCGGCGCCCTCGGAATGAACATCGACGCCGAGTACGGCGGCCTCGGACTCAGCCATCTCTACTACGGGAAGGCGCTGGCGCTCGCGTCGACATGGCATCCCGCCATCCCGACGCTTCTCTCGGCCCACCAGTCGATCGGAGTCCCCGAGCCGTTGAAGATCTTCGGGTCGGAAGAGCAGAAACGCAAGTACCTCCCGCAGGTCGCATCCGACAAGATCAGCGCCTTCCTGCTGACCGAACCGGACGTTGGCAGCGACCCTGCGCGAATGAGCATGACCGCGACGCCGGCAGAGGACGGATCTGTATATGTCCTCAACGGAGTCAAGCTCTGGACGACCAACGGCGTCATCGCCGACCTCCTCGTCGTAATGGCGATGGTTCCAAGGTCGGATGGTCACAGAGGCGGGATCAGTGCGTTTGTCGTGGACGCTCATGCTGCCGGAGTCGAAGTGCTGCACCGCAATTCGTTCATGGGCTTGCGGGGAATCGAGAACGGGGTAACCCGCTTCACCAACGTTCGCGTTCCCCGGGAGGACCTGATCGGAGAAGAAGGCAGGGGGCTCCGGATCGCGCTTCAGACCCTCAACACCGGCCGCCTCTCTCTGCCCGCGACGTGCGTGGGCGGGGTCAAGTGGTGCTTGAAGGTGGCGCGCGAATGGTCCGCCGAACGGGTGCAGTGGGGGATGCCAGTGGGGAAACACGAGGCGGTCGCCAAGAAGCTGGCCTTCATGGCTGGCAGCGCGTTCGCGGTCGAGGCGGTGTCCGATCTGTCCTCGCTGATGGCCGACGAGGAACGCAACGACATCCGGATCGAGGCCGCGCTCGCCAAGCTGTTCTGCTCCGAGATGGCGTGGAAGGTCGCGGACGAGCTGGTTCAGATCCGTGGCGGGCGCGGGTACGAGACTGCGGCGTCGCTTCGGGCGAGAGGGGAGCGCGGGATCGCCGCCGAGCAGGCGCTTCGCGACCTGCGCATCAACCGGATATTCGAGGGATCCTCAGAGATCATGAAGCTGCTGATCGCGCGCGAAGCGGTCGATCAGCACTTGAGCGTGGCCGGAGGTTTGATCGACCCGGAGGCGGGCCTGCAAGCGAAGGCAAAGGCGGCTGCATCGGCGAGCCGGTTCTATGCCGGCTGGCTACCGCAACTGGCCGTCGGCGAGGGGACCAATCCGCAGTCGTTCGACGAGTTCGGACGGCTCGGCACACATTTGCGTTTCGTGGAGCGTTCCGCCCGCAAGATGGCCCGTAACACGTTCTACGGCATGGCCCGCTGGCAGGGTGGAATGGAGCGCAAGCAGGCGTTCCTCGGGCGGGTGGTCGACATCGGCGCCGACCTTTGGGCGATGAGCGCGGTCGTGGTTCGGGCGAAGATGCTCGCCGGTGGATCCGCTCCTGACGGCGCCCCCGAGGACCTCGCCGACCTCTTCTGCCGGCAGGCGCGCAGAAGGGTCGACCAAGCCTTTCACGACCTATGGCACAACGATGACGACACCGAATACGAGGCGGCGATGCACGTGCTCGACGGCCGTTACGCCTTCTTCGAGGAGGGCATCCTCGACCCCTCGGGCAACGGCCCCATGATCGACGCCACCGGCAACCCACCTGCAAGTCAGTAA
- the menC gene encoding o-succinylbenzoate synthase, translated as MKFDAVDLIRIEMPLVSPFRTSFGTQASRDILLVHVTGPDSEGWGECVAMNEPAYSSEYVEGAQQVISQFLLPRLWGRADLTAEQLQIVLAGVKGHPMAKAAVEMAILDAELSARGESFAAHLGAVAESVPCGVSVGITGSVSELLDVVAGYLADGYLRVKLKIEPGWDIEPVRAVRERFGDDLLLQVDANTAYTLADARHLSNLDPFDLLLIEQPLPEDDIAGHAALAGLLRTPICLDESITSARAAADAISRGACSVVNIKAGRVGGYLEARRVHDVCAASGVPVWCGGMLETGLGRAANVALAALPGFTLPGDTSASDRYWRTDLTPPFVLDQGRLHVPSGPGLGVRPDPEVLDSVTTSVETIRWGS; from the coding sequence GTGAAGTTTGACGCAGTTGATCTGATCCGGATCGAGATGCCTCTGGTCTCGCCTTTTCGAACGTCGTTCGGAACGCAGGCCTCCCGCGACATCCTCTTGGTGCACGTGACCGGTCCGGACAGCGAGGGCTGGGGGGAGTGCGTCGCTATGAACGAGCCCGCCTACTCATCGGAGTACGTCGAGGGGGCACAGCAGGTGATCAGCCAGTTCCTTTTGCCGCGACTCTGGGGCCGGGCGGACCTCACGGCTGAGCAACTCCAGATCGTTCTCGCCGGAGTGAAGGGGCATCCGATGGCCAAGGCGGCGGTTGAAATGGCGATCCTCGACGCCGAGCTGTCCGCACGAGGCGAGTCGTTCGCGGCCCATCTCGGCGCGGTGGCCGAATCGGTTCCGTGCGGCGTGTCGGTCGGGATCACGGGGAGCGTGTCCGAGCTGCTGGACGTAGTCGCCGGCTACTTGGCCGATGGATACCTTCGGGTCAAGCTGAAGATCGAGCCGGGTTGGGACATAGAGCCGGTCCGCGCGGTGAGAGAGCGCTTCGGGGACGACCTGCTGCTACAGGTCGATGCGAACACTGCCTACACGCTGGCCGACGCCAGGCATCTGTCGAACCTCGACCCCTTCGATCTCCTACTCATCGAGCAGCCGTTGCCGGAAGACGACATCGCCGGCCATGCGGCGCTCGCAGGATTGTTGCGAACGCCGATCTGTTTGGACGAGTCGATCACGTCCGCTCGAGCCGCGGCCGACGCCATCTCGCGTGGGGCGTGCTCGGTCGTCAACATCAAGGCGGGACGGGTGGGTGGGTACCTGGAGGCAAGGCGCGTTCATGATGTTTGCGCGGCGAGCGGAGTGCCGGTCTGGTGCGGTGGGATGCTCGAGACCGGGCTGGGCCGCGCCGCCAACGTCGCGCTCGCAGCCCTCCCGGGGTTCACACTGCCGGGGGACACGTCCGCGTCGGACCGCTACTGGCGGACCGACCTGACGCCACCTTTCGTCCTGGACCAAGGACGGCTGCACGTGCCTTCCGGCCCCGGGCTCGGGGTCCGGCCGGACCCTGAAGTGCTCGACTCGGTGACCACCTCTGTCGAAACGATCCGCTGGGGTAGCTGA
- a CDS encoding M20 family metallopeptidase translates to MATAETSAVEVFRKKTPAMLEQLSLLVNAESGSTDLDGIGACADIIRDLSADLTGRAPERVDTAGRIHLVWRPGPDDRPPAVLLLGHFDTVWPHGTVARWPFAFDDERATGPGAFDMKAGIVQMFHALAHTGSPENVAYVLTSDEELGSQTSRLLIEQIAEGATATLVLEPSADGALKVARKGTSMYEIAVEGRAAHAGLEPENGANATVELAHQILAVTQVARPDIGTTVTPTVASGGTTTNTVPANAVVHVDVRAETQDEQDRVDKEIRSLRPHVDGTRLIVSGGPNRPPFSKDASASLFDEAQEAAATLGLEPLRGEAVGGGSDGNFTAGLGVPTLDGLGAVGGKAHAEGEWVHIPSMAERAALLAELIRRLT, encoded by the coding sequence ATGGCAACCGCCGAAACGTCAGCGGTAGAGGTGTTCCGGAAAAAGACGCCGGCCATGCTCGAGCAGCTGTCTTTGTTGGTGAACGCCGAATCCGGGTCGACGGATCTCGACGGGATCGGCGCTTGCGCCGACATCATCCGAGACCTCAGCGCTGACCTGACCGGAAGAGCTCCGGAGAGAGTCGACACAGCCGGCCGCATCCATCTTGTGTGGCGGCCGGGTCCGGACGACCGGCCGCCGGCGGTCCTCCTTCTCGGGCACTTCGATACGGTCTGGCCACACGGAACCGTCGCCCGATGGCCGTTCGCCTTCGACGACGAGCGAGCGACCGGCCCTGGCGCGTTCGACATGAAAGCTGGAATCGTCCAGATGTTCCACGCCCTCGCGCACACGGGATCGCCGGAGAACGTCGCCTACGTGCTCACCTCGGACGAGGAGCTCGGATCTCAGACGTCGAGGCTGCTGATAGAGCAGATCGCAGAGGGGGCGACCGCGACCCTGGTGCTAGAACCGAGTGCGGACGGCGCGCTGAAGGTGGCACGCAAGGGGACCTCGATGTACGAGATCGCGGTCGAAGGGCGCGCCGCCCATGCTGGGCTCGAGCCCGAGAACGGCGCGAACGCGACCGTCGAGCTCGCCCATCAGATACTGGCGGTCACCCAGGTGGCACGGCCCGATATCGGGACCACCGTCACCCCGACGGTCGCGTCTGGAGGAACGACGACCAACACGGTGCCTGCGAACGCGGTGGTACACGTGGACGTTCGCGCCGAGACCCAGGACGAACAGGACAGGGTCGACAAGGAGATTCGGTCGTTGCGGCCACACGTCGACGGAACAAGGCTGATCGTATCCGGGGGGCCAAACCGGCCTCCGTTCTCGAAGGACGCATCGGCATCGTTGTTCGATGAAGCCCAGGAAGCGGCTGCGACGCTCGGCCTGGAGCCTTTGCGCGGCGAGGCCGTCGGAGGAGGCTCGGACGGCAACTTCACCGCCGGGTTGGGCGTCCCGACTCTCGACGGGCTCGGAGCGGTCGGTGGGAAGGCCCACGCCGAAGGCGAGTGGGTGCACATTCCGTCGATGGCCGAACGGGCCGCCCTGCTGGCGGAACTGATTCGCCGCCTGACGTGA